The DNA window GGTCTTCCCCACAGCCTCAGTCAATGATGCTGGGGTCTGTATCATtgtgataaaacaaaaagatcATACATGTATACATGAATTCTGTCAAGAACGGAATGTCTGCTTATTAATAACAAAGCTGAAGCATGAGTCTAAATAGATAATACTGGACACTCATATATTTATTACCATCCACAATTGTCAGAATCAAATTCCACATATTGCCTAGGTTGGCCGCATTCTGTAGTAATTCATTACCCTTTCTGAATAACAGCTCACAGGATTGTGCTGTATGGACAGTTATGGAGGTACACAGTGTGTCTGCCTTGGCTGGGCAGTTTTATGGAGAAATCACTCCTGTGGGAGAAACTGCCACAGTAACGGCCTTTCAAGGTCAGGCATGGCTGTACCTTTGTATAGATGACCCTGCTTTTAAAGGGCAACTAGACTGAGTGTGGCAGTGTCCGTAAACAAATGATGTGACCTTGCAGACGGTTACAGGAGAGTAGACCATACCTTGAAGAGTTGGGAATGGTTGTCCATCAGAAACAGAACAAGCTCTTCACTCTGAGCTCGGGTCAGGGCGTTATTCTGAACGACTGCCTTCAGGAAGGTCCGAATGACTGTTGCCCGGTTGTCTGCCTGTGTCCAGCAGCACAAATGAAACCAAAAAGCCTCAATTCAAGTTTAGTGTGAGTAATACACAGACATCCAATGCACATTTCACTATAGATTGACTGCCCCCAAGTCACGCAAGGTGATAATCACTCCGTTTGTCAAAATTTCTATCATTTCAATttcacatggtaaatggtaaatggactgcatttatatagcgcttttatccaaagcgctttacaattgatgcctctcattcgccagagcagttagtggttaggtgtcttgctcaaggacacttcgacacgcccagggcggggtttgaaccggcaaccctccgactgccagacaatcggtcttacctcctgagctatgtcgccccgtaaatgtaaaattatttttacatgccGGTATGTAAAGGCAATGTTTCCCCCGACCTTGGTCCTGTAcatgctagtttttttttgtctgttgagAGGTTAAGGTTGTTAAAAACATGGatccccaggactgagtttgggaaccactgtgtTAAGGAACAGGCTTAAAGCTGTTAGGAGGTACCAGCTGGCTGGCGAGGTACAGTACCTGCCTATGCAGACGCACAGACTCTGGCAGTGCAGCTGCGGCCATGAAGCCCAGCAGACTGTGCAGCTCGGCCCTCGCGCCAGGCTGTAGCAGCCGCAGGCACAGCTGGGAGGCCGTGAGGGCGTCCTCTCGTTTCCCACAGTCTGAAACACAAGAGGCAAGAGGAGGGAATGGGTGAGGGAGAAGGATGAGTCTTGCACTGCTGACCAACTGCTTCCATACGGGAGTTTGGGGATGAGGAGCAAAATTCAGTGTTCAAAGGTAACATTACAAGCATATGTCAGGGGCATTGTGTTTCAGTTGAATGTGAAGCGTGGTGAGGTGCTACAAAACTACAGAAACATTGTGGGGTACGATGTGCTCTTGCAGTAGGGCAAAGCAGCTTCACCGAGCAGTTCCAGTATGGCAACATGGATGTCGAGGTAACGGCCAGTAAGCAGCGGCGCCCTCTCCTGACTGCCGTAGTACTTGGCAACGGTGTCGAACAGCAGCCTCTTCTGTGCAAACAGGCTCTTGTCCCCATCAGCACTGCCCTGCTGGAGGTGTTCCCCTGCCACCACAATCAGCTGGTCTGGGAAGTGCTCGAGGCAGTCAGCGGCAGCAGCCAACCAAGAATCCAGTCTATTACAGGGGCACAGACCTAGATTTTAATTTTTCTCAGCTGTATATCATATTATACATAACAACATCCCATAAGTTACATTTCTTATTACATATAGCAATATTCCATATGTAAATTGAATTTGGCTTCACTATAAAGTTCTGAAGCATTAATACACACTGGATCAGCTTTAGTTCATACAGTTCTTACACATTCCAGTAAGTTCAAGTGTCAGTTTCTGGTCCTGACTGGGGAAGGGTCAGTATGCATTTTTGATTCTGTGTGGAAAAGGGACAATATAGCCTTTTGTTACTGACTGGAGAAGGGTAAATATAGAGCTTTGGTACTAACTCAGGAAGGTTCAGGCTCTGCGTCACTTCTCGGTCCACACAGGTGTTGGAGATCACAAGGTCAGCGTGGTTACTCAATGGGCCAACTCTCTGCAGCTCAGTCTTGCCCGGAGATGTCAGGATGCAGTCCAGGACGGGCAGCTCCACaatctgcagcagctgcacgAGGGTCTGCTGCTTCCACACCTCTTCCACCACTAGGGGGGATAGAGAGCCGAGACCAGTAACTCAACATGTGAAGAATGCACCAAAGCTAATAAActgatgatttttttctgtttcttgtcAGTTGGTAACACTGTGTAATGAAAATCCCATGTCTTACCACTCAATAGCAGGCAGATCTCATCTTGTAGCATCTTAGCTCTTAGCCacatcacacagacagaagCCATTACCTGTTTTGGACAGAAAGCTGGTGGCCGGGGCTGTTCTCAGGCCtgaaggggtggaggggtgcagGCTGATGGTCTGCAGCAGCTTCTCAAGCCTCCTGTCTGAGGACTCCACGGCAAGAGGGTTGGAGATTGTCCTAATTTTATCCAATCTAGGGATGGAAAGAGGGGACTCTAAAATAATGCCTTCTTCACTGCTTGGGCTGTGTTTTACACTTTAAAACCATTTTCTCTATCAttgttgtgttctgtgtgcagtctggCTGAGCAGTTAGGCAAGAAAACTAAGccagcatttaaaaaactgaagctTTGTCACCTTATGAATTGAGAAACATTACAGTGTTAAGTCAGAGAAAAACAATAGCAAAAGCAGAAGTGAATCTCATGTTTATCACATTCTATAACCTTGGTACTTTAGTGCTGTTCAGTAGTCCCTATGGCACTCACAACAAATACATGATACATTTCTGTATCCTTTATTTATAGAACTGTGAAATGCATATCTCAATATGAGTGGTTCTTTAACTAATGGTAAGCACCACAGGTTACTTTGTCTCTGAGCATTGCCATGTTGACTTACAAAACAGATCAATTCTATTTTCAAGGTTTTACTAgattttcattattatattcCATTACATTTCATGCTGACCTTGTTCATTGAGATCATAGCGTACAAAAACATGATACAGAAACTGACTAgacatttaattttctgtttgcaCGATTCTGCACCACAATTACCACAGAGCATTAGATTAGATTATTCTATACCTGGGAATtttccttctcctccagctggTCTCGTCAGGTCTCATATTCTCTTCCCCACGGTGCTTCTCGCTGGAGCCAGACAGGCCATCGCTGTCGAGGAAGCGATACAGACTACAACTCGAGTCTTCGAATAGCGTATCCTTCTGGCGGCGGAAGAGCTTGGTCCCAACAGGTTCAAACACCCTGGCCTCCATAAGGGCCTGACAGAGGCGGGTGGCCTTGAGACGGGACACCTCGCTCGAGCAGAAGTAGATGTTCTGCATGAGGTGGCTGAGCAACACGTCAACCGCATCAGAGCCCGTAAAACAGTCgctgtgtgtgcgcaggtgctTCCGCCGGGGCCTCACCTCCAGCTGCGTGTGCAGAGCAAGGATTAGGCTCCTCCAAAGCTCAGTGGCACGAAATGGTCCTGAGGAACCTGAGAGAGGAATAGGTCAGTGTACATACTCCTTCAGCAGTTATAAGTTAGACTTAGGAGTACTGCAGCTGAATGTGTTATGTTGCTATGTATTTGTGATCCGAAAGCTAATGTCTCTtagctaatatttattttcaactttATGTAAAGATCTTTTTCTAAATTTGAATGAGGTCTAAACCTGGCTAAAGCCAGTACGATAGCTAACTACCCCCCCAACGTCTTTAGGACTTTGTACTAAGTAGTAACATATGCGCTGAAGTTAATATCGTGCTTTCTGTATCCTGTTTGTGCTGAAAGGTTTAAAATGCTACATTATCAAACATTTCTCACCTATTTGCGCATTTTCCCTTATGCTTCGCGTTTGACTGTTTAATCTTCTAAACCTAGGAGTCAAATCGACCGCCATCACGAAACAGGAAATAACGTCATCTCGATTGAACCAAGAGATCTTACCGTACTGAAGCGTTTGATCTTTTTCACGCTTAATTTACATAACTGATACAAATACATCAcatattttcttattaaaaccattttaattataaCATTTTGAATTTACGTTAACATCCTTGATCCTTTATCGAGGTTACCCTAACACTTGACCAGCAGCTAGGTATAGGCTAATTGAATGGTCTGTTCCACTGTCAGTGTTTATGCTACTCAAACAACGTACAATACGTTATGTTACTAGCGATGAGTTGGTGCGGTGACCGTGAAGTAAATTGGTAAATAGTGCTTTGTTTTGGGACCTTAACCTAGACTTAAAGTGCTTAAAGCAAAAACGTGAAATGATTTACCAATAAAGGTACGGTTCGCCAACGTCAACGATAATTTTATTTACGGTACGTGAATTAACATCTAGTTAATATCCTTACGTTGTTAACGTACAACgctgcatatactgtacacagactGTACATAGACTGTACAAAATAAGGTCTGGGTGCCAACTTGTATGGCGGATGATGATTGCGCAACAGAAAACTAATCTGCGTCGTTGTAATTAGGCTAGACCATGCCCTGCTTCGGTCATTGCATAAAATAGGTCTGCAGTTGATCTCAAAAATTATTAAACTTTTCAAGAGTCCTATGTCATTTGTGCCTTTTGACACAATTGTTCAATATATACTTAAATAtaacttttaaatatataagtTTTTAAAGCGATGTTGACATATATAAATTAAACTCACATAGTTTTGATTaagaaaaaagcagaataagttaaataaaatggaaaaaatacatcttttatttttttcacaacaaaATCCAATGTGGCCTGAATAAACAAAATTCCTTTAGTTGGTATAGTACTTGCTCATGTAACTGAAAGGATACAAAGCATGACATGTCAGAAACTATAAATTAATCTACCATGAGTCATTAACAGCCAGTAAAACCTTGTTACTTCATTAAACAAATACTCAGTGCTAGAAATGGTTCCCTCCTGCACAGGAATATcctgtttgtaaaataaatcaatccaAGACCAAAATACAAAGCCAGAGAGTTATGTACATGGATCAACTCTGGCCTGAGCAATTCTGAATTGTTTCTATGGCACTGCTAAAGTTGTTGTGCACAGACTTGCAAGTAtcgtcttgtttttcttttcaacctTTTGAGTGGAAtgtctgtctcactgcagtCAATCAAGTTCACTGCGTTAAATATCAAACTTCTCTTCACATATGTAATGTCCATTCTCCTCATAGTCTTCACGAGTGACCACCATCTCATCAAAGTCAGGGTTTTCTGAAAGGAGTTTTCCTCCCTCCCAGGAGTAGCAGATAGGACTatggaaagaaagaagagagataTGTACATCCAGAAAGAGTACCATACAGCTATAGATAATAGGGAGTGCTGTGAATTTGCCCTCGAGTGAAAACGGGCAGTACAGTGGGTGGGTACTGACAAAAGACTGAGCCTCAATAATTATGCACAAATTACACACAAAGTATAAACAAGAATACAGCACCTGACTTACAGAAAATATGTAACACATAGATACAGCGCAATACACTGTGgatttcatttataatattgCTCCCAATTTGGATTCCTCAGAAACAGGTCTTTCAAGATTTTCATCTTGTTGGAGCTGACAACCTTGACCTTGTTCACTTACTTGTGTGGCTGCACCACGGACACATCAAAGTCGGTCGGAGTGAGAGAGCGGACCTCCTTGTACACTCGATCCCTGAAGCCCGGAAATAGGGTGTTGCCACCCGTGAGGACGATGTTCTTGAAAAAGTGGGGCTGCATCTCTGAACAAAAACACCACAACCAGTCATGttacaaacaggaactgaactgACCGTTCACAAGCCATGCCAAAAAGCCTGTTCTGGATACAAGACACAAGAAACTACTCTGAACAATGATGTAGGTCACCAGtatttaaaacacaacacatagtgtacatttattcagttaaatatttttcaaaatagcAACATTTCAGACATCTCAgaattaaagcaaaaacaagCCATGCAGTTAaccaaatatt is part of the Anguilla anguilla isolate fAngAng1 chromosome 7, fAngAng1.pri, whole genome shotgun sequence genome and encodes:
- the depdc4 gene encoding DEP domain-containing protein 4, giving the protein MAVDLTPRFRRLNSQTRSIRENAQIGSSGPFRATELWRSLILALHTQLEVRPRRKHLRTHSDCFTGSDAVDVLLSHLMQNIYFCSSEVSRLKATRLCQALMEARVFEPVGTKLFRRQKDTLFEDSSCSLYRFLDSDGLSGSSEKHRGEENMRPDETSWRRRKIPRLDKIRTISNPLAVESSDRRLEKLLQTISLHPSTPSGLRTAPATSFLSKTVVEEVWKQQTLVQLLQIVELPVLDCILTSPGKTELQRVGPLSNHADLVISNTCVDREVTQSLNLPELDSWLAAAADCLEHFPDQLIVVAGEHLQQGSADGDKSLFAQKRLLFDTVAKYYGSQERAPLLTGRYLDIHVAILELLDCGKREDALTASQLCLRLLQPGARAELHSLLGFMAAAALPESVRLHRQADNRATVIRTFLKAVVQNNALTRAQSEELVLFLMDNHSQLFKTPASLTEAVGKTLQALQQGGDADITSTFSYCQRVTVKQYEDQREKATLESLKQLIRHISLSASMPLKERRRLIKEFQKHHPVVFLQHFSSTF